The following proteins are encoded in a genomic region of Primulina huaijiensis isolate GDHJ02 chromosome 3, ASM1229523v2, whole genome shotgun sequence:
- the LOC140972483 gene encoding uncharacterized protein has translation MKTAQRRQQSYADKQRRELEFVVGEHLFVKISPMKGVIRFGKKRKLSLRNIGPFELNLNMSYEEMPMQILDRQERRLRNKVIHMVNVKWINHSKKEATWETESDKRSRDPQLYDES, from the exons atgaagactgctcagcGCCGCCAACAAAGCTATGCTGATAAGCAGCGAAGGGAGCTAGAGTTTGTAGTAGGTGAACACTTGTTTGTGAAGATatcacctatgaagggtgttattagatttggaaagaaacgAAAACTCAGTCTGAGGAACATAGGACCGTTTGAG TTGAATCTGAATATGTCATACGAGGAAATGCCTATGCAGATTCTGGATAGGCAAGAAAGAAGGCTCCGGAATAAGGTCATTCATATGGTCAATGTCAAGTGGATAAATCATTCAAAgaaggaagctacttgggaaactgaGTCCGACAAGAGGAGTCGCGACCCACAGTTATACGATGAGTCTTAA